Within the Methanobacterium sp. BRmetb2 genome, the region GCAACTTGGCAGATTCTTATGTTTACCATCAACAGGGAGAAATTATGGGTTACTACTTGCCGGATTTAGGTGAAGGACTCATCATGGCCCAGGATGTGGAAGCTGGTGTAGAGTTGATGAAGTTAAGATCAAAGCATCAAAACCGGTTTGTGCTGCCTATAAATAATATTCCAGCAGTGGAATTTCTTTTAAGTAATGGTTTTAGTGAGGTTGACCGGGCCCAGAGGATGGTTTATGGGGAGAAGTTAAGCTGGGATCCCTCCAAACTATTTAACCGGATAGGTGGCAATTTTGGGTGAAAAAAGTATTTTTAAAACATATTTTGGCCCTAAATCTGGTCACTGAAAAAATCCATAGAAATCCGAATGGAACAGGACACATAAATCTTTTAGGATTTCAACCATTTACTCCCTATTTTAAATATTAAAAATATAAAAAGTCTAACTATAAATCCTGAAAATAGTGATATTCTAACTGAGTAACGAGTTGATAACATGAAACAGGACTTAAGAACTAAAGTTATAACAGTTGGATTTGTAATTATAACAGTGTTGTTTTTAGTTTTTGGACTCTTGGGTGAGTATACCTCTGAGTATTTTGTTAGTGAAAATGCCACCTGGCACCACGTGGACAATTAGTAAATAAGATCTATAGACCACCATGAGTAAAGACTTTTATATTAAAGGCAGTCAAGTTAAAGTTGTGGTAAACGCCACGATAAACCCTGAGATGATGCTTATTAATCAAAATGATAGTTATATTAGTGCAAATCCTCTTAAACTGGCATTATGGTTAAGGGAAGAAAGGACAGACAATACTGGTGGAACCAATTTCATTAATGTAAGGAATATAGAATATGAGTTCATTAACAGTTCATCCATCTCAACTGAAATAATTAAGGATAATTTCAACTTTTTTAGGATGGGTGCGACCCGTTACGACCTATACGATGCCTACACATCTCCCGGTGTGAACTGAACCGCTAAAATATATGATTATTATTAGAAATTAATAAATATTTTTTTTAATTTTCTTGTAAATATTTCCCCCTTTCAACATATTTAGATGCACCTGATGATAAAAAACTTTAAATACTTAAACTTTTAAATTTTAGTGGTAACTCTTATTAGTAAGTGAAAGGAATTCATATTAAGTAAAATAGAAGTGAAAAATGTTAAGAGAAGATAGGTGATGTGAAAATGAATTTGCGTCAGATTACAGGGTTCTTAATAATCTATTTAATGTTAGGGTATAGTATTGGTGGTTTGTGTGCCAACGCCGTGCCTTTGAATAATTCAGGAATATTGAATGAAAGCATCACTAATAACAACTTCACTTATAACAGAACCATCAATAAAAACATCACTGTGGCAGAAAATACAACAATCAATACAAATGAATCTAATCCTTTAAATTATAGTGCATATCCTTTAAATTGTCCAAAATGGGATGATTATAAAAACAAACATCCATCTCCTATCCAGAACTTTGGAGATTATCTGGATGATTTAAAGATTTATGTGGCTAATTTTACTACTATCGATGATTATAACATCCGGCAGAGTAAAATGAAATATGATAACAATTCAGGTTATTTCAGTGGAAACCCAACATATGGGGATTATGATTATCGTTACATGCCTACCAGTGAATTAAATAATGCTTACGTTGCAGGATCCATTGCAAAATCAAGAATATCACTACCTGATGCACTAAGCAGCGAGTTACATGCCCAATATACCGTGGCTTCGGTTATTCTGGGTATCATGTCAGGTATTTGTGGAGTTTGTTCCGCCGTAGCAGGTCTACTAACGGCAGGAACCGCAGGAGGAGCATCCCCCATTTTAATTGTCTTTGTAGCTATCACAGCAAGTATAGTGGTTACCACCGTAGCAATTAGTACTTGTTTAGGTGTAGTAACTCAAAGGAGTGCAGGTATTACTGTGGAAAGAGGCAAAATGGATAATCGATTATATCTTATGAATGCAGAATTGATGTATAGGGCTTCATTACCTAAACAAGATACCCAAACAGAGGTCACAGCTATTAATACTACACCATTAGTTGTTGTAAATAAAACTAACACAACTTTTAATGATTCATATAATGCTGAAATTCCAGATAATATTACAGAGGAATGCGCTACAACGACAAATACGACCAATAGAACTGAAGAACCCAGTGGAGGGAATGTCTACGGTGTTAATGATGTCCCACCTTCCCAAAAACCTATACCTGGCGATGTAAAGGTAATTGGTTCTGGAACATATATGGACCAGGTGGGTGATATCGATATATCAGGCTTCCCACAAAAACCTCCAAAACCACACCCTAAATGGTACCAATTCTGGTTATGGATAGATTACGGATTTAAATGTACGGAATGGGCAGTTAACGTAGTAGCATGGGGATTTAAACACATTGATTCATTAAATAACGTAATAAGTTTGTGTAAGGAGATACAATCAGAAAGTAATAATTGCTAAAGCATGACCCTCCTATACCCATCTTTTTTTATTTAATTTTTAATTAATTATTAGATATGAAAAACCCGTCTAAAAATGTATCTCTTGAACTCCTGAATAGAATATAAGTTAGTTATAGCCTTGTTTTAAGGTATCCTCCGATCCATCCACAGACAGCTCCATTAATAGCTCCCACTATAGTTAAAGGTATTAACAAAAGAAACGAACTTGTGAAAAGGCTTCCAAAAAAGAAGGAAATAGCACCAGTAATTAGGGCATTTTTAATTCCAATAATTCGGTCATTGAAGAGGTAACCCACCGCCACTAAAATTACCAGGATTAAAAGGGTGAAAATACCCTGTGTAAAGGCATCTATCGCAGTTATGGCTAATGCTGCAGATATTACCACCGTCCATCGGATATTGTTGAAGTTAATCTCATTTATTATGGAATTTATATTGCCTGTTTGTGAAGCATAATTAGGGTTATGATTCCAGTTTTGGCGGTTTTGGAGGCGGCACTGGAGATTATTTTTAAATTGAATTAAACTATTTTTAAGATTTAAGGGTATTGAAGAAAGTGAATGAATCTTGTTTTTTAGGATTTCCTTCTTTGTGGGTTTTTTCTTTAATTGTACTGGCCTCCATTGAGGATCAACAATATCCAAATTTTTAACATATCTTAATTTGCCGCCGCAGTCACATTGATCAACAAAATTCTTTGCAGATTCGCCTGATCGTAGTTTATAGTAGCTTTTACATTTATTGCAGATTAAATAACCCATTAAATCACCATTGGTCTAATAAAAAAGTTATTGTATTAGCTTTATAAAAATTTTAACAATTATTAAGAGGATCATCTCACTAATGACATTGATCTCTTAACCATTAAAATTAATTTATTTTCAAAAATAATAAAAAATTAAATTCTATTCTCTTTTTTCATGAAATAATTTAACTGATTTTTTATAATATCATTTAAAGTATAATCAATCTTAAAGCCGATTTTCTGTATTTTACTCGTGTTTGATAATAGGATTGGAACTTCAGCTGGTCTGAATCTGGCAGGGTTAAATTTTACCTTAATATCTTCCTTATCAGTTTCAACAATTATCCCCTTATCTTCAACCTGGAATTCCAATTGATCTTCCAGCATTAATCTATCTACCTTGGTCTTATCAAATTTGATGCCGAAAATTTCTGTATCATCATTTTCTATTGGATTTTTTATAATTTTATCGTTATTTACAGTTTTAATTTTATCTATGTTCCATCCAGCCTCTTCCAATCCTAATAAGATATAACTCAGTACTGAATTGGTCCGCATGGATCCTTGGTTATAAACCTCTCCAGGTACACCCTTTTCTGCCAGCAATAAGTAACCATTTACAATATCTGTTACATGTGACCAGTCACGAAATGCATTAACATTACCAATGGATATTTCATTGGCTTCATGAAACTTGAGTTTCATAATCTGGCTTGTAATTACTGAAGTTACAAACATCAACCCCCGG harbors:
- a CDS encoding MFS transporter, yielding MGYLICNKCKSYYKLRSGESAKNFVDQCDCGGKLRYVKNLDIVDPQWRPVQLKKKPTKKEILKNKIHSLSSIPLNLKNSLIQFKNNLQCRLQNRQNWNHNPNYASQTGNINSIINEINFNNIRWTVVISAALAITAIDAFTQGIFTLLILVILVAVGYLFNDRIIGIKNALITGAISFFFGSLFTSSFLLLIPLTIVGAINGAVCGWIGGYLKTRL